A window from Telopea speciosissima isolate NSW1024214 ecotype Mountain lineage chromosome 8, Tspe_v1, whole genome shotgun sequence encodes these proteins:
- the LOC122671994 gene encoding transcription factor MYB117-like, producing the protein MGLFADTGSLSHSKGSDSNEEFGENNAAMEDSYNNHNYINEENPNVNSVNGKEIDNGQSKLCARGHWRPAEDTKLKELVALYGPQNWNLIAEKLEGRSGKSCRLRWFNQLDPRINRRAFSEEEEERLMAAHRLYGNKWAMIARLFPGRTDNAVKNHWHVIMARKYREQSSAYKRKLSQNVNRRLEEGASCYCTDASAFTNPSPFPFSVLIGDGGISNALPNLTIGGEDSVPIGRNVFHNGSSSSNSFLHTGFSAEQLPFDFFSGMIFITSNFFL; encoded by the exons aTGGGATTGTTTGCTGATACTGGTTCTCTCTCCCACTCTAAGGGCTCTGATTCCAACGAGGAGTTTGGAGAAAACAATGCCGCCATGGAAGACAGCTACAACAACCACAACTACATAAATGAGGAGAACCCAAATGTGAATTCAGTGAATGGGAAGGAAATAGATAATGGGCAGTCAAAGCTTTGTGCCAGAGGGCATTGGAGGCCTGCAGAAGATACTAAACTCAAGGAACTTGTTGCTCTTTATGGTCCTCAGAACTGGAACCTAATTGCagagaagttggaaggaagGTCAg GTAAGAGTTGTAGATTGAGATGGTTCAATCAGTTGGACCCAAGGATTAACAGAAGAGCTttcagtgaagaagaagaagagaggctAATGGCTGCTCATAGATTATATGGGAATAAATGGGCTATGATTGCTAGGCTATTTCCTGGTAGGACTGATAATGCAGTCAAGAACCATTGGCATGTTATAATGGCAAGGAAATACAGAGAACAGTCCAGTGCATATAAGAGGAAGTTGAGCCAAAATGTTAACAGAAGGTTGGAGGAAGGTGCTAGCTGTTACTGCACTGATGCTTCAGCCTTTACCAACCCATCTCCTTTCCCATTTTCTGTTCTCATTGGTGATGGTGGTATCTCAAATGCTTTACCCAATCTGACCATTGGTGGAGAAGATTCAGTTCCAATAGGTAGGAATGTGTTTCATAATGGTTCCTCCAGCAGCAACAGTTTCTTGCACACTGGGTTTTCTGCAGAGCAGCTCCCTTTTGATTTCTTCTCCGGTATGATTTTTATCACTAGcaacttttttctttag
- the LOC122672076 gene encoding probable calcium-binding protein CML46, producing the protein MEKKMITNPICPSYLVGFIGFLIFLKVSDWAIRIHKFYSTNSGFLFSWFCYEKKNPNPEHLNKQLSFEEKLDDGKLCRGEVEMVMKKLGISCDPDGEKLQEKLGLDELLHLFEEKDPSSEEVKEAFEVFDENRDGYIDAEELQRVLCALGFLEGSQSRDCKKMIGAFDSNGDGRIDFTEFVKFMEISFC; encoded by the coding sequence atggagaagaagatgataacAAACCCCATCTGTCCTTCCTATTTAGTTGGCTTTATTGGGTTTCTTATCTTTCTCAAAGTTAGCGATTGGGCAATCAGGATTCACAAGTTCTACTCAACAAACTCAGGTTTTCTATTTAGTTGGTTTTGTTATGAGAAGAAAAACCCAAATCCCGAACATTTGAACAAACAATTAAGCTTTGAAGAGAAGCTAGATGATGGAAAGCTATGCCGAGGagaggtggagatggtgatgaagAAATTGGGCATTTCTTGTGACCCAGATGGTGAGAAGCTTCAGGAGAAATTGGGTTTGGACGAGCTTTTGCACCTGTTTGAGGAAAAGGATCCGAGTTCAGAGGAAGTGAAGGAAGCTTTTGAGGTGTTTGATGAGAACAGAGATGGGTATATAGATGCAGAGGAGCTACAGAGAGTGCTCTGCGCCCTGGGCTTCTTGGAAGGATCACAATCGAGGGATTGCAAGAAGATGATTGGAGCCTTCGACAGCAACGGAGATGGAAGGATTGATTTCACTGAATTTGTAAAATTTATGGAGATCAGCTTTTGTTGa